One stretch of Variovorax sp. 54 DNA includes these proteins:
- a CDS encoding M14 family metallopeptidase, with product MIGIAEAFSPRYAQARQKFLQGCVSAGLTVEPHAHPLKGRDGEELSMDVALDGDANAERLLVVTSACHGVEGHCGSGVQVFALHDAEWREKAKAQGVAVLYVHALNPHGFSYGRRVTHENVDLNRNFLDFSQPVPVNEPYARLHPLLLPDTWPPTPDNQAAIDKWIEKHGATAYQAAVTSGQYQFDDGLFFGGKAPTWSNKTIRSVLHRHAGNAKRLAWIDLHTGLGPNGLGERIFACRDDKVAYARANAWWGTPAAPVTSIYDGSSTSALLRGLMWDAVYEECPQAEYTGIALEYGTLPMLEVTGALRADHWLHKHPDAPADLADGIRARMVEAFYTDSDAWRGQIVSQARQAMFQAVDGLSA from the coding sequence ATGATCGGCATCGCCGAGGCCTTTTCGCCGCGCTACGCCCAAGCGCGCCAGAAGTTCCTGCAGGGCTGCGTCAGCGCCGGCCTCACGGTCGAACCGCATGCGCACCCGCTCAAGGGCCGCGACGGCGAAGAGCTGTCGATGGACGTGGCGCTCGACGGCGACGCCAACGCCGAGCGGCTGCTCGTCGTCACCAGCGCCTGCCATGGCGTCGAAGGCCACTGCGGCAGCGGCGTGCAGGTGTTCGCGCTGCACGACGCCGAGTGGCGCGAGAAGGCCAAGGCGCAGGGCGTGGCCGTGCTGTACGTGCATGCGCTCAACCCGCACGGCTTTTCGTACGGCCGCCGCGTGACGCACGAGAACGTCGACCTGAACCGCAACTTCCTCGACTTCTCGCAGCCCGTGCCGGTGAACGAGCCCTACGCCAGGCTGCATCCGCTGCTGCTGCCCGACACCTGGCCGCCGACGCCGGACAACCAGGCCGCGATCGACAAGTGGATCGAGAAGCACGGTGCCACGGCCTACCAGGCGGCGGTGACCAGCGGCCAGTACCAGTTCGACGACGGCCTGTTCTTCGGCGGCAAGGCGCCCACGTGGAGCAACAAGACCATCCGCAGCGTGCTGCACCGCCATGCAGGCAACGCCAAGCGCCTCGCCTGGATCGACCTGCACACAGGCCTCGGCCCCAACGGCCTGGGCGAGCGCATCTTTGCCTGCCGCGACGACAAGGTCGCCTACGCCCGCGCCAACGCCTGGTGGGGCACGCCCGCCGCGCCCGTCACGTCGATCTACGACGGCTCCTCGACCTCGGCGCTGCTGCGCGGGCTGATGTGGGACGCCGTGTACGAAGAGTGCCCGCAGGCCGAGTACACCGGCATCGCCCTCGAATACGGCACGCTGCCGATGCTCGAAGTGACCGGTGCGCTGCGCGCCGACCACTGGCTGCACAAGCACCCGGACGCACCGGCCGACCTGGCCGACGGCATCCGCGCGCGCATGGTGGAGGCGTTCTACACGGACAGCGATGCCTGGCGTGGGCAGATCGTGAGCCAGGCGCGGCAGGCGATGTTCCAGGCGGTGGACGGTCTCTCGGCCTGA
- a CDS encoding molybdopterin-containing oxidoreductase family protein, whose translation MAHATDSLLDTPDASAPSTVLGACPHDCPDTCALVTTVKDGVAVKLQGNPAHSHTGGVLCTKVSRYIERNDHAERLVQPLKRVGPKGSGRFEPVSWEAALDDIAAHLRGLQAEPEAILPYSYAGTMGLVQGESMDRRFFHKLGASLLDRTICSMAGGEAMVYTLGAKVGMRIEFFAEAKLILIWGSNSIASNLHFWRHAQAAKRAGARLVCIDPRKTETADKCDEHIALLPGTDAALALALMHELIVHGWLDHEYIANHTLGWEQLRERALQWPPSRAAEVCGIPEAQIVALAQAYGTTKPAAIRLNYGMQRVRGGGNAARAIACLPSLVGAWRDRAGGLLLSSSGHYPVDRAALQRPDLLAGRKPRTINMSTIGDALLDTAKPVKAVVVYNSNPVAVAPESAKVVAGFAREDLFTVVLEQFRTDTADYADYLLPATTQLEHWDIHCSYGHTDVLLNQPAVAPRGEARSNAWVFRELARRMGFDEPCFAESDESLCRTAFADDTIDFDQLRAQGFTSLKLAEAPFAEGKFPTPSGRCEFFSERLQAMGIDGLPDHVPNWEPAGSSTEFPLAMISPPARNFLNSTFVNVISLRAIEVEPLLEIHADDAAARGIEDGATVRVFNQRGEHRCRAEVSRRARRGVVHGMGIWWRKLGMDGTNVNELTSQRLTDIGRGPTFYDCLVQVEKA comes from the coding sequence ATGGCCCACGCAACGGATTCCCTCCTCGACACGCCCGACGCCTCCGCACCCTCCACGGTGCTCGGCGCCTGCCCGCACGATTGCCCCGACACCTGCGCGCTCGTCACCACCGTCAAGGACGGCGTGGCAGTGAAGCTGCAGGGCAACCCCGCCCACTCGCACACCGGCGGCGTGCTGTGCACCAAGGTGTCTCGGTACATCGAACGCAATGACCATGCCGAGCGGCTGGTACAGCCCCTGAAACGCGTCGGCCCCAAGGGCAGCGGCCGCTTCGAGCCCGTCTCGTGGGAGGCGGCATTGGACGACATCGCCGCGCATCTTCGGGGTTTGCAGGCCGAACCGGAAGCAATTCTCCCCTACAGCTATGCGGGCACCATGGGCCTCGTGCAGGGCGAGTCGATGGACCGGCGCTTCTTCCACAAGCTCGGCGCCTCGCTGCTGGACCGCACCATCTGCTCGATGGCGGGCGGCGAAGCCATGGTCTACACGCTGGGTGCCAAGGTCGGCATGCGCATCGAGTTCTTTGCCGAGGCCAAGCTCATCCTCATCTGGGGCAGCAACTCCATCGCCAGCAACCTGCATTTCTGGCGCCACGCCCAGGCCGCCAAGCGTGCCGGCGCGCGGCTGGTGTGCATCGACCCGCGCAAGACCGAAACCGCCGACAAGTGCGACGAGCACATCGCGCTGCTGCCCGGCACCGACGCCGCGCTGGCCTTGGCGCTCATGCACGAGCTCATCGTGCACGGCTGGCTCGACCACGAGTACATCGCGAACCACACGCTCGGTTGGGAGCAGCTGCGCGAGCGCGCGCTGCAATGGCCGCCGTCGCGTGCGGCCGAAGTCTGCGGCATTCCTGAAGCACAGATCGTGGCGCTGGCCCAGGCCTACGGCACGACCAAGCCGGCCGCGATCCGCCTGAACTACGGCATGCAGCGCGTGCGCGGCGGCGGCAACGCGGCACGCGCCATTGCCTGCCTGCCGTCGCTGGTCGGGGCCTGGCGCGACCGCGCGGGCGGCCTGCTGCTCAGCAGCTCGGGCCACTACCCGGTCGACCGCGCCGCGCTGCAGCGCCCCGACCTGCTGGCCGGGCGCAAGCCGCGCACCATCAACATGAGCACCATCGGCGATGCGCTGCTCGACACCGCGAAGCCCGTGAAGGCCGTCGTGGTCTACAACAGCAACCCGGTCGCGGTCGCGCCCGAGTCGGCCAAGGTGGTGGCGGGCTTCGCGCGCGAAGACCTGTTCACCGTGGTGCTCGAGCAGTTCCGCACCGACACCGCCGACTACGCCGACTACCTGCTGCCCGCCACCACGCAGCTGGAGCACTGGGACATCCACTGCAGCTACGGCCACACCGACGTGCTGCTGAACCAGCCGGCCGTTGCGCCGCGCGGCGAGGCCCGCAGCAACGCCTGGGTGTTCCGCGAACTGGCGCGCCGCATGGGGTTCGACGAGCCCTGCTTTGCCGAAAGCGACGAGTCGCTGTGCCGCACCGCCTTCGCCGACGACACGATCGACTTCGACCAGTTGCGCGCACAAGGCTTCACCAGCCTGAAGCTGGCCGAGGCGCCGTTCGCCGAAGGCAAGTTCCCCACGCCCTCGGGCCGCTGCGAGTTCTTCAGCGAGCGCCTGCAGGCCATGGGCATCGACGGCCTGCCCGACCACGTGCCCAACTGGGAGCCGGCCGGCAGTTCGACCGAATTCCCGCTGGCGATGATCTCGCCGCCGGCGCGCAATTTCCTCAACTCGACCTTCGTCAACGTGATCAGCCTGCGCGCCATCGAGGTCGAGCCGCTGCTCGAGATCCATGCCGACGACGCCGCCGCGCGCGGCATCGAGGACGGCGCCACGGTGCGCGTGTTCAACCAGCGCGGCGAGCACCGCTGCCGTGCCGAGGTGTCGCGCCGCGCGCGCCGCGGCGTGGTGCATGGCATGGGCATCTGGTGGCGCAAGCTCGGAATGGACGGCACCAACGTCAACGAGCTGACCAGCCAGCGCCTCACCGACATCGGCCGCGGCCCGACCTTCTACGACTGCCTGGTGCAGGTCGAAAAGGCGTGA
- a CDS encoding phasin family protein, giving the protein MATSKDDSSSSSDDKTDRIKDSAQQIWLAGLGAFAKMQQEGSKAFEALVKDGAGMQKKTQQAAEETLAQAQQRMAGFASEFGTKAAGQWGKLENIFEDRVARALEKLGVPSAADVAALQARIEALEAQLKQRDAKTSPVRASRKAAPAPTAKKTLRRPKAG; this is encoded by the coding sequence ATGGCCACCTCCAAAGACGACAGCAGCAGCAGCAGCGACGACAAGACCGACCGCATCAAGGATTCGGCCCAGCAGATCTGGCTGGCCGGCCTCGGCGCCTTCGCCAAGATGCAGCAAGAGGGCAGCAAGGCCTTCGAGGCGCTGGTCAAGGACGGCGCCGGCATGCAGAAGAAGACCCAGCAGGCCGCTGAAGAAACGCTGGCCCAGGCCCAGCAGCGCATGGCCGGCTTCGCCAGCGAGTTCGGCACCAAGGCCGCCGGCCAGTGGGGCAAGCTAGAGAACATCTTCGAAGACCGCGTGGCGCGTGCGCTCGAAAAGCTCGGCGTGCCCTCGGCCGCCGACGTGGCCGCGCTGCAGGCCCGCATCGAAGCGCTCGAAGCCCAGCTCAAGCAGCGCGACGCCAAGACCTCGCCCGTGCGCGCCTCGCGCAAGGCCGCGCCGGCCCCCACAGCCAAGAAGACCCTGCGCCGCCCCAAGGCCGGCTGA
- a CDS encoding acyl-CoA thioesterase: MSSITLRFLAEPSTVNFGGKVHGGTVMKWIDEAGYACATSWAKRYCVTAFIGSIRFHRPIMIGDLVEVEARLAYTGTTSMNISVEVRSGDMKGGVMEKTTECLIVFVSVDSHGRPLPVQPFIPGTPGEMALAERAKSHLDASRAAGGTP; the protein is encoded by the coding sequence ATGTCTTCCATCACCCTCCGGTTCCTGGCCGAACCCAGCACCGTCAACTTCGGCGGCAAGGTCCACGGCGGCACGGTCATGAAATGGATCGACGAGGCCGGCTACGCCTGCGCCACCAGCTGGGCCAAGCGCTACTGCGTCACCGCCTTCATCGGCAGCATCCGCTTTCACCGGCCGATCATGATCGGCGACCTGGTCGAGGTCGAGGCCCGCCTGGCCTACACCGGCACCACCAGCATGAACATCTCGGTCGAAGTGCGCAGCGGCGACATGAAGGGCGGCGTGATGGAAAAGACCACCGAATGCCTGATCGTCTTTGTCTCGGTCGACTCGCACGGCCGGCCGCTGCCGGTGCAGCCCTTCATTCCCGGCACGCCCGGCGAAATGGCCCTGGCCGAGCGCGCCAAGTCGCACCTCGATGCCAGCCGCGCCGCCGGCGGCACGCCTTGA
- a CDS encoding LysR family transcriptional regulator, producing the protein MSKLDLEWLAVFDEVYKTGNVTKAAERLGMAQAAASTALNKLRAHFDDRLFTRTAQGMQPTPHAERIYPNLREALAQLAQAQGNRSSFEPAHAQRRFRICMTDISEVVLLPGLLDHLRHAAPGVHIETEIISTHSGRRLQDGDVDLAVGFMPQLDAGFYQQVLFMQNFVCLAAQNHPRIGAKLTRKRFEEEAHAVVSSSGTGHAIVDTTIARLGLKRNVVVRLSSFLSVARIVAHTELIVVVPRILGNVLATQEPVKVLAPPFTLPAYAVKQHWHERFHADPGNAWLRRTLAQLFSGS; encoded by the coding sequence ATGTCCAAGCTCGATCTCGAATGGCTCGCCGTGTTCGACGAGGTCTACAAGACCGGCAACGTCACCAAGGCCGCCGAGCGGCTGGGCATGGCGCAGGCGGCGGCCAGCACGGCGCTGAACAAGCTGCGCGCGCACTTCGACGACCGCCTGTTCACCCGCACCGCGCAGGGCATGCAGCCCACGCCGCACGCCGAGCGCATCTACCCGAACCTGCGCGAGGCGCTGGCGCAGCTCGCGCAGGCCCAGGGCAACCGCAGCAGCTTCGAGCCGGCGCACGCGCAGCGGCGCTTTCGCATCTGCATGACCGACATCAGCGAGGTGGTGCTGCTGCCCGGCCTGCTCGACCACCTGCGGCATGCGGCGCCGGGCGTGCACATCGAGACCGAGATCATCTCCACCCACAGCGGGCGCCGGCTGCAGGACGGCGACGTCGATCTGGCCGTGGGCTTCATGCCGCAGCTGGACGCGGGCTTCTACCAGCAGGTGCTGTTCATGCAGAACTTCGTCTGCCTGGCGGCGCAGAACCATCCGCGCATCGGCGCCAAGCTCACGCGCAAGCGCTTCGAGGAAGAGGCGCACGCGGTGGTGTCCAGCTCGGGCACGGGGCACGCCATCGTCGACACCACCATCGCGCGCCTGGGCCTGAAGCGCAACGTGGTGGTGCGGCTGTCGAGCTTTTTGAGCGTGGCGCGCATCGTGGCCCACACCGAGCTGATCGTGGTGGTGCCGCGCATCCTGGGCAACGTGCTGGCCACGCAGGAGCCGGTGAAGGTGCTGGCGCCGCCGTTCACGCTGCCGGCGTATGCGGTCAAGCAGCACTGGCACGAGCGCTTTCATGCCGACCCGGGCAACGCCTGGCTGCGCCGCACGCTGGCCCAGCTCTTCAGCGGCAGCTGA
- a CDS encoding polyhydroxyalkanoic acid system family protein translates to MPDIQIERNHTLGIAGAREVARQWVHQVEQDYGLECTYTEGTDCDTAQFSRAGIDGTVEVTADTFRLEATLGFLFSSFSDQIEQKISRNLDALLEAPQGGSRFA, encoded by the coding sequence GTGCCTGACATCCAAATCGAACGCAACCACACGCTGGGCATTGCCGGCGCCCGCGAAGTCGCGCGCCAATGGGTGCATCAGGTCGAGCAGGACTACGGCCTTGAGTGCACCTACACCGAAGGCACAGACTGCGACACGGCCCAGTTCAGCCGTGCGGGCATCGACGGCACGGTGGAGGTCACGGCCGACACCTTCCGGCTGGAGGCGACGCTGGGTTTTCTGTTCAGCAGCTTCAGCGACCAGATCGAGCAGAAGATCTCGCGCAACCTCGACGCGCTGCTCGAAGCGCCGCAGGGCGGCAGCCGCTTCGCGTAG
- a CDS encoding ABC transporter substrate-binding protein, whose amino-acid sequence MHLNRRHFSIATAAAATLGGFGIARAQSETPLVLGQSAPFTGPAAQLGIQFHQGAQLFLAQHNAQPGLRDVVIKNLDDGYEPDRCAANTQKLIAEDVFALFGYIGTPTSLAALPLAVKDKVPFIAPFTGAMSLREPFHRNVFHLRASYNDETALMVKQLTHLGMKKIAVFYQNDAYGKAGLDGVTLALGQQELKPVALATVERNSADVAAAVKTIVASQPAAVVQVGAYKACAAFIREARKAGYGGVFFNLSFVGTQALADELGKEAAGVMVTQVVPSPYNQANALAREFTEAVRKAGGGASANFSSMEGYLAAKVLTEGLRRAPGGKGTRDGLIAGLESIERQQFGGFEVSFSSKSHVASKFVELSMLTGDGRVRT is encoded by the coding sequence ATGCATCTGAATCGCAGGCATTTTTCGATCGCCACGGCGGCCGCCGCCACGCTGGGCGGCTTCGGCATCGCCCGGGCGCAAAGCGAGACGCCGCTGGTGCTGGGCCAGTCGGCGCCGTTCACGGGTCCGGCCGCGCAGCTGGGCATCCAGTTCCACCAGGGCGCCCAGCTGTTCCTGGCGCAGCACAACGCCCAGCCGGGCCTGCGCGACGTGGTCATCAAGAACCTCGACGACGGCTACGAGCCCGACCGCTGCGCGGCCAACACGCAAAAGCTCATCGCCGAAGACGTGTTCGCGCTGTTCGGCTACATCGGCACGCCGACCAGCCTGGCCGCGCTGCCGCTGGCGGTGAAGGACAAGGTGCCGTTCATCGCACCGTTCACGGGCGCGATGTCGCTGCGCGAGCCCTTTCATCGCAACGTGTTCCATCTGCGCGCTTCGTACAACGACGAGACGGCATTGATGGTGAAACAGCTCACCCACCTGGGCATGAAGAAGATCGCGGTCTTCTACCAGAACGACGCCTACGGCAAGGCCGGGCTCGACGGCGTGACGCTGGCGCTGGGCCAGCAGGAACTCAAGCCCGTGGCGCTGGCCACGGTGGAGCGCAACTCGGCCGACGTGGCCGCCGCGGTGAAGACGATCGTGGCGAGCCAGCCGGCGGCGGTGGTCCAGGTCGGCGCCTACAAGGCCTGCGCGGCGTTCATCCGCGAGGCGCGCAAGGCGGGCTACGGCGGCGTGTTCTTCAACCTCTCGTTCGTGGGCACGCAGGCGCTGGCGGACGAGCTGGGCAAGGAGGCGGCGGGCGTGATGGTCACGCAGGTGGTGCCCTCGCCCTACAACCAGGCCAACGCACTGGCGCGCGAGTTCACCGAGGCGGTGCGCAAGGCGGGCGGCGGCGCGAGCGCCAATTTCTCGAGCATGGAAGGCTACCTGGCCGCCAAGGTACTGACCGAGGGCCTGCGCCGCGCACCGGGCGGCAAGGGCACGCGCGACGGGCTGATCGCGGGGCTGGAAAGCATCGAGCGGCAGCAGTTCGGCGGCTTCGAGGTGTCGTTCTCTTCGAAGAGCCATGTGGCTTCGAAGTTTGTCGAGCTGTCGATGCTGACGGGGGATGGGCGGGTGCGGACCTAG
- a CDS encoding acyl-CoA-binding protein, whose amino-acid sequence MSDLNALFEAAQANSKLLAERPDNPTLLKIYGLFKQATEGDNTAKKPSFSDIVARAKWDAWTVQKGATADEAKQKYIDLIESLRA is encoded by the coding sequence ATGTCCGACCTCAACGCCCTATTCGAAGCCGCCCAGGCCAACTCCAAGCTGCTGGCCGAGCGCCCCGACAACCCGACGCTGCTGAAGATCTACGGTCTGTTCAAGCAGGCGACCGAAGGCGACAACACCGCCAAGAAGCCCAGCTTCAGCGACATCGTCGCGCGCGCCAAGTGGGACGCGTGGACCGTCCAGAAGGGCGCCACCGCCGACGAAGCGAAGCAGAAGTACATCGACCTGATCGAATCTCTCAGGGCCTGA
- a CDS encoding aminopeptidase has product MRRLRAPALALAGAFFLSGCADLGYYWQSANGHLDILRAAKPVPEWLADPAVGAPLKAKLELAQRIRRFASSELGLPDNASYTSYADLHRPAAVWNVVAAPPYSLTLKSWCFPVAGCVGYRGYYDEAAAKTEAEAQKTNGLEVAVYPVPAYSTLGWMNWAGGDPLLSTFIGYPEGELARLVFHELAHQVLYVSGDTVFNESYATAVERIGGAMWLQREAGEAARAEYAQFNAQRQDFRALALNTRRALTQVYESPEAKAKDWTKVEAQKQAAMADFRARYAALKAGWTGPRQNAYDGWVARANNAAFGAQGAYDDLVPSFEALFEREGRDWPRFYTAVRRIAALPTTEERRNALQAATGILHTHARQGRTHEDNGDHGA; this is encoded by the coding sequence ATGCGGCGGCTGCGTGCGCCTGCGCTGGCATTGGCCGGCGCGTTCTTTCTCTCCGGCTGCGCCGACCTCGGCTACTACTGGCAATCGGCCAACGGCCACCTCGACATCCTGCGCGCGGCCAAGCCCGTGCCCGAATGGCTGGCCGACCCGGCCGTGGGGGCGCCGCTCAAGGCCAAGCTCGAACTCGCGCAGCGCATCCGCCGCTTCGCATCGAGCGAACTCGGCCTGCCCGACAACGCCAGCTACACCTCGTATGCCGACCTGCATCGCCCCGCCGCCGTGTGGAACGTGGTGGCCGCGCCGCCGTACTCGCTCACGCTGAAGAGCTGGTGCTTTCCGGTCGCGGGCTGCGTGGGTTATCGCGGCTACTACGACGAGGCCGCCGCGAAGACCGAGGCCGAGGCGCAGAAGACCAACGGCCTCGAAGTGGCCGTGTACCCCGTGCCGGCCTACTCCACGCTGGGCTGGATGAACTGGGCCGGCGGCGATCCGTTGCTGTCGACCTTCATCGGCTACCCCGAGGGCGAACTGGCGCGCCTCGTGTTCCACGAGCTGGCGCACCAGGTGCTCTATGTGTCGGGCGACACGGTGTTCAACGAGTCGTACGCCACGGCCGTCGAGCGCATCGGCGGCGCGATGTGGCTGCAGCGCGAAGCCGGCGAGGCGGCGCGCGCCGAGTACGCGCAGTTCAATGCGCAGCGGCAGGACTTCCGTGCGCTCGCGCTCAACACGCGCCGCGCGCTCACGCAGGTGTACGAATCGCCCGAAGCCAAGGCCAAAGACTGGACGAAGGTCGAAGCGCAGAAGCAGGCCGCCATGGCCGACTTCCGCGCGCGCTATGCCGCGCTGAAGGCAGGCTGGACCGGCCCGCGCCAGAACGCCTACGACGGCTGGGTGGCGCGCGCCAACAACGCGGCCTTCGGTGCGCAGGGCGCCTACGACGATCTGGTGCCGAGCTTCGAGGCGCTGTTCGAACGCGAGGGCCGCGACTGGCCGCGCTTTTACACTGCGGTGCGGCGCATTGCCGCGCTGCCCACGACGGAAGAGCGCCGCAATGCGTTGCAGGCCGCCACGGGTATCCTGCACACCCACGCGCGCCAAGGCCGCACACACGAAGACAACGGAGACCACGGTGCCTGA
- a CDS encoding CaiB/BaiF CoA transferase family protein, whose translation MTQSSLSPPAAGPLAGLKVVELGQLIAGPFAARTLADFGADVVKIEPPGAGDPLRTWRLLKDGTSVWWQVQSRNKRSLALDLREPEAQAIVRQLAAEADVLVENFRPGAMEGWGLGPDELLATNPALVMLRISGYGQTGPYRDRPGFGVVAEAMGGLRHLTGEPGRVPVRVGVSIGDTLASLHGVIGVLMAMQHRHATVSAEFPKGRGQVVDVALYEAVFNCMESLLPEYGAFGAVREAAGSALPGIAPTNAYRCADGGYAIVAGNGDSIFKRLMACIGRPDLAADPALAGNTGRVAQVDLLDAAIGDWAAQRTVTEVLTALDAAHVPAGRIYTIADIAADPHYAARGMLQEVKMPDGSALAVPGFVPKLSLTPAGHRRNAPALGADTEAVLKEIGLSTEQIAALQERGIVG comes from the coding sequence ATGACGCAAAGCTCTCTTTCTCCTCCGGCCGCGGGCCCGCTGGCTGGCCTCAAGGTCGTCGAACTCGGGCAACTGATCGCCGGCCCGTTCGCGGCGCGCACGCTGGCCGACTTCGGCGCCGACGTGGTCAAGATCGAGCCGCCCGGCGCGGGCGACCCGCTGCGCACCTGGCGGCTGCTGAAGGACGGCACCTCCGTCTGGTGGCAGGTGCAGTCGCGCAACAAGCGCTCGCTGGCGCTGGACCTGCGCGAGCCCGAGGCGCAGGCCATCGTGCGCCAGCTCGCGGCCGAGGCCGACGTGTTGGTCGAGAACTTCCGTCCCGGTGCGATGGAAGGCTGGGGCCTGGGCCCCGATGAACTGCTGGCCACCAACCCCGCGCTCGTGATGCTGCGCATCAGCGGCTACGGCCAGACCGGCCCCTACCGCGACCGCCCCGGCTTCGGCGTGGTGGCCGAAGCCATGGGCGGACTGCGCCACCTCACGGGCGAACCGGGCCGCGTGCCGGTGCGCGTGGGCGTGTCGATCGGCGACACGCTGGCGTCATTGCACGGCGTGATCGGCGTGCTGATGGCGATGCAGCACCGCCACGCCACCGTGAGCGCCGAGTTTCCGAAGGGCCGGGGCCAGGTGGTCGACGTGGCGCTGTACGAGGCGGTCTTCAACTGCATGGAAAGCCTGCTGCCCGAGTACGGCGCCTTCGGCGCGGTGCGCGAGGCGGCCGGCAGCGCGTTGCCGGGCATTGCGCCCACCAACGCCTACCGCTGCGCTGACGGCGGCTACGCCATCGTCGCGGGCAACGGCGACAGCATCTTCAAGCGGCTCATGGCCTGCATCGGCCGGCCCGACCTCGCGGCCGACCCGGCGCTGGCCGGCAACACGGGCCGCGTCGCGCAGGTCGACCTGCTCGACGCCGCCATCGGCGACTGGGCCGCGCAGCGCACCGTGACCGAGGTGCTGACCGCGCTCGATGCGGCGCACGTGCCGGCCGGGCGCATCTACACCATCGCCGACATCGCGGCCGACCCGCACTACGCCGCGCGCGGCATGCTGCAGGAGGTGAAGATGCCCGACGGCAGCGCGCTCGCCGTGCCGGGCTTCGTGCCCAAGCTGTCGCTCACGCCGGCCGGCCACCGCCGCAACGCGCCGGCGCTGGGGGCGGACACGGAGGCGGTGTTGAAGGAGATCGGCCTGAGCACCGAGCAGATCGCCGCGCTGCAGGAACGCGGGATCGTCGGCTAG
- a CDS encoding TetR/AcrR family transcriptional regulator codes for MAKKAPRRTAQRILEAALDLFNRFGEPNVSTTLVAGELNISPGNLYYHYPAKEELINKLYEGYEAELNELLHASEGVHDVEDAWFFMHSLFELIWRYRFLYRDLNDLLSKNRHLETQFQLVLKNKARAIRQLIAGLSRAGHLDIDAHEVDTLAQSMVVVLTYWLSYEYVRNPRQALEPAHAQGALMRGGHHTLHLLAPYLARDQRRHLLALSNAYNGENAASSPTSHVPPTVDMAA; via the coding sequence ATGGCAAAGAAGGCGCCACGCCGCACTGCGCAACGCATCCTCGAAGCTGCATTGGATTTGTTCAACCGCTTCGGGGAACCGAACGTGTCCACCACGCTGGTGGCCGGCGAGCTGAACATCAGCCCCGGCAATCTCTACTACCACTACCCCGCCAAGGAAGAGCTGATCAACAAGCTCTACGAAGGCTACGAAGCCGAGCTCAACGAGCTGCTGCACGCCAGCGAGGGCGTGCACGACGTGGAGGACGCCTGGTTCTTCATGCACAGCCTGTTCGAGCTGATCTGGCGTTACCGTTTTCTGTACCGCGACCTCAACGACCTGCTGAGCAAGAACCGGCACCTGGAGACCCAGTTCCAGCTCGTGCTCAAGAACAAGGCACGCGCCATCCGCCAGCTGATCGCCGGCCTGAGCCGCGCCGGCCACCTGGACATCGACGCGCACGAGGTCGACACGCTGGCCCAGAGCATGGTCGTCGTGCTGACCTACTGGCTCAGCTACGAGTACGTGCGCAACCCGCGCCAGGCGCTGGAGCCCGCGCACGCGCAGGGCGCGCTGATGCGCGGCGGCCACCACACGCTGCACCTGCTCGCGCCCTACCTCGCACGCGACCAGCGCCGCCACCTGCTGGCGCTGAGCAATGCCTACAACGGCGAAAACGCCGCCAGCAGCCCCACCAGCCACGTGCCACCGACGGTCGATATGGCGGCCTAG